A genomic stretch from Spongiibacter nanhainus includes:
- a CDS encoding Asd/ArgC dimerization domain-containing protein codes for MSITEATLENLNKVAVAGVDTLVGETLLDKLGELHMPSPLAIGYSDDAEPPMYRGRPLPLTTLSALDLSAIEVLLVLPGLPDSELVSRAEDAGIRLLDCADILAQRDDCLLVGADLPGEAGSLSWAIADVVSHNVALALAGVEGIARIDLSVVLPVSVAGRPGLETLAAETARMLNGQPPPASSFSQPLAFNVAVDASAAEIEQNLSRLLTVGNFAPQVNCLASMASAFHAHLCQVRVETDQSVDLPSLRERWAGNSLLDYLPGEAPSAVALADSERIQVGALFADRRNPNAFRFALSGDYLRHGVVNTCISLLQFLIKNAS; via the coding sequence ATGAGCATCACCGAGGCTACCTTAGAAAACCTGAATAAAGTGGCGGTGGCTGGGGTGGATACCCTGGTCGGCGAGACGCTGCTCGACAAGCTGGGTGAGCTCCATATGCCATCACCCTTAGCCATCGGCTACAGCGATGACGCAGAGCCGCCCATGTATCGAGGGCGGCCACTGCCGCTAACAACGCTATCGGCGCTGGATCTGTCGGCGATTGAGGTATTGTTGGTCCTGCCGGGCCTTCCGGATAGCGAGCTGGTAAGTCGGGCCGAAGATGCGGGAATTCGACTACTGGACTGCGCCGACATCCTGGCCCAGCGGGATGATTGTCTACTGGTCGGGGCGGACCTGCCCGGCGAGGCAGGTAGCCTCAGTTGGGCGATTGCCGATGTGGTGAGCCACAATGTGGCTCTGGCTCTTGCCGGTGTGGAGGGTATTGCCCGTATCGATCTCAGCGTTGTGCTGCCAGTCTCCGTTGCCGGTCGCCCTGGCTTGGAGACGCTGGCGGCGGAAACGGCGCGAATGCTCAACGGTCAGCCCCCACCAGCGTCGTCTTTTTCCCAACCCCTGGCTTTTAATGTCGCGGTTGATGCCTCCGCTGCCGAGATCGAGCAAAACCTGTCCCGCCTTTTGACGGTGGGTAATTTTGCGCCTCAGGTAAACTGTCTTGCCAGCATGGCTTCTGCTTTTCATGCCCATCTTTGCCAAGTACGGGTAGAAACCGACCAGAGTGTCGATTTGCCGTCGTTGCGGGAACGATGGGCCGGTAATAGCTTGCTGGACTACCTGCCCGGTGAGGCCCCATCGGCGGTCGCACTGGCCGACAGTGAGCGGATACAGGTCGGGGCTCTCTTTGCCGATCGTCGCAATCCCAATGCCTTTCGCTTCGCTCTGAGCGGGGATTATCTGCGCCACGGTGTGGTAAATACTTGCATCTCTTTGCTTCAATTCTTGATAAAAAACGCCAGCTAG
- the asd gene encoding aspartate-semialdehyde dehydrogenase: protein MKKVGFVGWRGMVGSVLMGRMLEEKDFDGIEPIFFTTSNVGGEGPAIGREIPPLKDASDIGELAAMDIIISCQGGDYTKSVFKPLRDSGWDGYWIDAASSLRMEDDAIIILDPVNLDVIKGGLDKGVKNYIGGNCTVSLMLMGIGGLFREGLVDWVSAQTYQAASGAGAQNMRELINQMGAIRDSVATELADPRSNILDIDRKVAEAMRGESFPTENFGHALGGSLLPWIDTALENGQSREEWKAQAETNKILGRSASPVPIDGTCVRIGAMRCHSQALTIKLNKSVSIESVEEIIASANDWVSVVPNDKESTLAKLTPTAVTGTLGVPVGRLRKTNMGDQFLNAFTVGDQLLWGAAEPLRRMLRILMGDIG, encoded by the coding sequence ATGAAAAAAGTAGGATTTGTAGGCTGGAGAGGCATGGTTGGCTCAGTATTGATGGGCCGCATGTTGGAAGAGAAAGACTTTGACGGCATTGAGCCGATCTTCTTTACCACCTCCAACGTGGGGGGCGAGGGTCCCGCTATTGGCCGCGAGATACCGCCATTAAAAGACGCCTCGGATATCGGCGAATTGGCAGCGATGGATATTATTATCTCCTGCCAGGGCGGTGATTACACCAAATCAGTATTCAAGCCCCTGCGTGACAGCGGTTGGGACGGCTACTGGATCGACGCGGCGTCCTCACTGCGCATGGAAGACGACGCCATTATCATCCTCGATCCAGTCAACCTGGATGTGATCAAGGGTGGCCTCGATAAAGGGGTTAAAAACTACATTGGCGGCAACTGCACCGTCAGCCTGATGCTGATGGGCATTGGTGGCCTGTTCCGGGAAGGCTTGGTGGACTGGGTGAGTGCCCAGACTTACCAGGCGGCCTCTGGCGCCGGTGCGCAAAATATGCGGGAGCTGATCAACCAGATGGGCGCCATCCGCGACAGTGTCGCCACCGAGCTGGCCGACCCCCGCAGTAATATCCTCGACATCGACCGCAAGGTGGCTGAGGCCATGCGGGGCGAGTCCTTCCCCACAGAAAACTTCGGCCACGCCCTTGGGGGGAGTTTGTTGCCCTGGATCGATACTGCCCTGGAAAATGGCCAGAGCCGTGAAGAGTGGAAAGCCCAGGCCGAAACCAACAAAATCCTCGGTCGCTCCGCCAGCCCTGTACCGATTGACGGTACCTGTGTGCGTATCGGCGCCATGCGCTGCCACAGCCAGGCCTTGACCATCAAGCTAAATAAGTCGGTGTCTATTGAGTCTGTGGAAGAGATCATCGCCTCAGCCAACGACTGGGTCTCCGTGGTGCCCAATGACAAGGAATCCACCCTCGCAAAACTGACCCCTACTGCGGTCACTGGTACCTTGGGTGTACCGGTGGGGCGTTTGCGCAAAACCAACATGGGCGACCAGTTCCTGAATGCCTTCACCGTGGGTGATCAGCTGCTCTGGGGTGCGGCTGAGCCGCTGCGCCGGATGCTGCGTATTTTAATGGGTGACATCGGCTAG
- a CDS encoding LysR family transcriptional regulator yields the protein MDTQSLNAFLAVADAGSFSQAAEQLHLTQPAVSKRIAALERQLNCRLFDRIGRHVNLTEAGAALLPRAKRILLDIDEAQRSIDDLRGDVAGRLSMGISHHIGLHRLPPVLREFTRRHPGVQLDIDFMDSERAHDRILHGEMDLAVITLAPSKEEQLKSIAIWDDPLMVAVARDHPLADRGTVTATMLSRYTALPPGLNTYTGQIIKQLFDEQGLAMNVGMSTNYLETIKVMVSIGLGWSILPLTLLDDSVTALKLEGRYLHRQLGCVHHRNRSLSNAARAFIGLLEKHRIQT from the coding sequence ATGGATACCCAGTCATTGAATGCTTTCTTGGCGGTGGCGGATGCCGGCTCCTTTTCTCAGGCCGCCGAGCAGCTTCACCTTACCCAGCCGGCCGTGTCAAAACGCATCGCCGCATTAGAGCGGCAATTAAACTGCCGGCTGTTCGACCGCATCGGCCGTCACGTTAATCTCACTGAGGCCGGCGCCGCCCTGCTACCCCGGGCCAAGCGGATTCTGCTAGATATTGATGAAGCCCAACGCAGTATCGATGATCTGCGGGGAGATGTGGCGGGACGGCTGAGCATGGGCATTAGCCACCATATCGGCCTGCACCGCTTGCCACCGGTACTGCGGGAGTTTACCCGCCGCCATCCCGGTGTACAGCTGGATATCGACTTTATGGATTCGGAGCGGGCCCACGATCGCATCCTCCACGGTGAAATGGATTTGGCGGTGATCACCCTGGCTCCCAGCAAAGAAGAACAGCTGAAAAGCATCGCGATTTGGGATGATCCCTTGATGGTGGCCGTGGCCCGAGACCACCCATTGGCCGACAGGGGAACGGTGACCGCCACCATGTTGAGCCGTTACACAGCCCTGCCACCCGGACTGAACACTTACACCGGGCAAATCATCAAGCAACTGTTTGACGAGCAGGGGCTGGCGATGAATGTGGGGATGTCCACCAACTACCTGGAAACCATCAAAGTCATGGTGAGCATTGGTTTAGGCTGGAGTATTTTGCCTCTCACCCTGCTGGATGATTCGGTAACGGCATTGAAGCTCGAGGGTCGATACCTCCATCGCCAGTTGGGCTGCGTGCACCACCGCAATCGCAGCCTGTCCAATGCCGCCCGCGCCTTTATCGGCCTGCTTGAGAAACACCGCATTCAAACCTAA
- a CDS encoding nucleotidyltransferase family protein translates to MSLPLLILAAGSSRRFGDIDKRRLTLPKGGEMLRAMIRRGGKAGLDVRPVLRRGDPLADQLPVPSILVDGAEAGMGASLAAAVAQLLADDPDGSREAMLVMPADLPLIRIHSIREVAAKAAGDRVVVPFCQGHRGHPVAIGRQFWPELLSLSGDSGAKGLIQSLRQNRAGSVLPLELADPGIYRDVDTPAALAEVVKSLDPPTP, encoded by the coding sequence ATGAGTCTGCCGCTGCTGATTCTGGCGGCGGGCAGCAGCCGCCGGTTCGGCGACATCGACAAGCGGCGGCTTACTCTCCCCAAGGGAGGTGAGATGCTGCGAGCAATGATTCGGCGGGGTGGCAAGGCGGGCCTGGACGTTCGACCGGTGCTGCGTCGCGGGGATCCCCTGGCGGATCAACTGCCGGTGCCGTCAATATTGGTGGATGGCGCGGAAGCCGGCATGGGCGCCAGCCTGGCCGCAGCGGTCGCGCAACTGTTGGCAGATGATCCCGATGGCAGCCGGGAGGCGATGTTGGTCATGCCCGCCGACTTGCCTCTGATTCGAATCCATTCAATACGAGAAGTGGCGGCCAAGGCGGCGGGGGATCGGGTGGTCGTGCCCTTTTGCCAGGGGCATCGCGGCCATCCAGTGGCTATCGGCCGCCAATTTTGGCCCGAGCTGCTGTCCCTCTCCGGAGATAGCGGCGCCAAAGGCTTGATTCAATCCCTTCGCCAAAACCGGGCAGGCAGTGTTTTGCCCCTCGAGTTGGCGGACCCCGGTATATACCGGGACGTGGACACGCCGGCGGCGCTGGCAGAGGTGGTTAAGTCGCTAGACCCGCCGACGCCGTGA
- a CDS encoding XdhC family protein — MKTVDQLVFEAAYSHLEQGNYGFLCTIVSTVGASPRPLGSLLFLGNDGEVTGSLSGGCIEDDLLERLLGNEPTSHAPEIIEYGVTPEENERFGLPCGGRMQVMVECLMPGSQQQVDLLCLAGALAGRRGVRRIVDLEQGGWQIDDIDHCETLKLSDSLLQQDFGPRYQLLLVGANELARCIAELALAMDYRVLVCDPREERLQQWHCLGADTVCQMPDDAVREHATDPYSIVITLTHDPRIDDMALMEALQSSTLFYVGALGSQRTSDKRRQRLLQLELNESQIARLHAPVGLPIGSKSAMEIAVAVMAELTQCRAKAKRAAAERQSS, encoded by the coding sequence GTGAAAACAGTTGATCAGCTGGTCTTCGAGGCGGCATATAGCCATTTGGAACAGGGCAACTACGGCTTCCTGTGTACCATTGTCTCTACCGTAGGGGCATCCCCGCGGCCATTGGGTTCCCTGCTTTTTCTGGGCAATGATGGCGAAGTCACCGGCTCCTTGTCTGGGGGCTGCATCGAAGATGACCTGCTGGAGCGTCTGCTTGGCAACGAGCCGACAAGCCATGCTCCAGAAATCATCGAGTACGGTGTCACACCAGAGGAAAACGAGCGCTTTGGTTTGCCCTGCGGTGGCAGGATGCAAGTCATGGTGGAGTGTTTGATGCCGGGCTCGCAGCAGCAGGTCGATTTGTTGTGCCTGGCGGGGGCGCTGGCCGGAAGGCGGGGAGTGCGGCGCATTGTTGACCTCGAGCAGGGGGGCTGGCAGATCGATGATATCGACCACTGCGAGACTCTGAAGCTTAGCGATAGCCTTTTACAGCAAGACTTTGGTCCTCGTTACCAGTTGTTGCTGGTGGGGGCCAACGAGCTGGCGCGCTGCATTGCCGAGTTGGCTTTGGCCATGGATTACCGAGTTCTGGTCTGCGACCCCAGGGAGGAGCGTTTGCAACAGTGGCATTGCTTGGGCGCCGACACAGTGTGCCAGATGCCTGACGATGCGGTCAGGGAGCACGCCACCGACCCCTACAGTATCGTGATAACCCTCACCCACGATCCCCGCATTGATGATATGGCCCTGATGGAAGCCTTGCAGAGCTCGACATTGTTTTACGTCGGGGCGTTGGGATCTCAGCGCACCAGCGACAAGCGCCGCCAGCGGCTGTTGCAACTGGAGCTCAATGAGTCGCAGATTGCCCGCCTGCACGCCCCGGTGGGACTGCCCATCGGCAGTAAATCGGCGATGGAAATAGCCGTGGCGGTAATGGCAGAGTTGACCCAGTGCCGGGCCAAGGCCAAACGGGCAGCAGCGGAGCGCCAATCGTCATGA
- the leuC gene encoding 3-isopropylmalate dehydratase large subunit — MAGKTLYDKLWDDHVVKTRDDGTSLIYIDRQLVHEVTSPQAFEGLRLAGRKPWRIDANLATPDHNVPTEKTQRSGGVDGIEDEVSRIQVRTLDENCDEFGITEFAINDVRQGIVHVVGPEQGATLPGMTVVCGDSHTATHGALGALAHGIGTSEVEHVLATQCLIQKKSKNMLVRVDGELGPGVTAKDVVLAVIGKIGTAGGTGYAIEFGGEVIRKLSMEGRMTICNMAIEAGARVGMVAVDQTTIDYVAGRPFAPSGDQWQQAVDYWQTLHSDDDAQFDAVVTLDGADIQPQVTWGTSPEMVGPVGGQVPAPEDFDDPVKRSACESALNYMGLKAHQSITDIQLDKIFIGSCTNSRIEDLREAAAVVKGKKVAANVKEALVVPGSGLVKQQAEQEGLDKIFTEAGLLWREPGCSMCLAMNADKLGQGEHCASTSNRNFEGRQGFGGRTHLVSPAMAAAAAIAGHFVDVRDFMKGDAA; from the coding sequence ATGGCGGGCAAAACCCTCTACGACAAACTTTGGGATGACCACGTCGTTAAAACCCGGGACGACGGCACTTCCTTGATTTACATTGATCGGCAGCTGGTTCACGAAGTGACCTCGCCCCAGGCCTTTGAGGGGCTGAGGCTGGCGGGTCGCAAGCCCTGGCGTATCGACGCCAATTTGGCAACGCCGGACCATAACGTGCCCACTGAAAAGACCCAGCGCAGTGGCGGGGTGGACGGTATCGAGGACGAGGTCTCGCGGATTCAGGTACGTACCCTGGATGAAAACTGTGACGAATTCGGTATCACCGAGTTTGCCATCAACGATGTGCGCCAAGGTATTGTGCACGTGGTGGGCCCGGAGCAGGGCGCGACCTTGCCGGGCATGACGGTGGTTTGTGGTGACTCCCACACCGCCACCCACGGCGCGTTGGGGGCCCTGGCCCACGGTATTGGCACTTCTGAAGTAGAGCATGTGCTGGCCACCCAGTGTCTGATCCAGAAAAAAAGCAAAAACATGCTGGTGCGGGTCGATGGCGAATTGGGCCCAGGGGTAACCGCCAAAGATGTGGTACTGGCCGTTATCGGTAAAATCGGTACCGCCGGCGGTACCGGTTATGCCATTGAGTTCGGCGGCGAGGTGATTCGCAAACTGTCGATGGAAGGGCGGATGACCATCTGCAATATGGCCATCGAGGCCGGTGCCCGGGTGGGCATGGTGGCGGTGGATCAAACCACCATCGACTATGTGGCCGGGCGGCCCTTTGCACCCAGCGGCGATCAGTGGCAGCAGGCGGTGGATTATTGGCAAACCCTGCACAGTGATGACGATGCACAGTTTGACGCAGTGGTGACTCTGGATGGCGCCGATATCCAGCCGCAAGTGACCTGGGGCACCAGCCCGGAAATGGTTGGCCCGGTAGGTGGTCAGGTGCCGGCACCGGAGGATTTCGACGATCCGGTCAAGCGCAGTGCCTGTGAGTCGGCGTTGAACTACATGGGGCTAAAAGCCCATCAGAGCATTACCGACATTCAGTTGGACAAGATCTTTATCGGTTCCTGCACCAACTCCCGCATCGAAGATCTGCGTGAGGCAGCTGCCGTGGTCAAGGGTAAAAAAGTCGCCGCCAATGTCAAAGAGGCGCTGGTGGTGCCCGGGTCGGGTTTGGTCAAGCAACAAGCCGAGCAGGAGGGCCTGGATAAGATCTTTACCGAAGCGGGCTTGTTGTGGCGGGAGCCGGGCTGTTCTATGTGTCTGGCGATGAACGCCGACAAACTGGGGCAGGGCGAGCACTGCGCGTCCACCTCTAACCGCAACTTTGAAGGGCGTCAGGGCTTTGGTGGTCGCACCCACCTGGTGAGCCCGGCTATGGCGGCCGCAGCAGCCATTGCCGGTCACTTTGTTGACGTTCGAGACTTTATGAAGGGGGATGCCGCATGA
- a CDS encoding TonB-dependent receptor, producing the protein MALKKLFTPFHSSALAAAVSLASLPVSAAPVLEEVIVTATIRAESLQDVPVSVNAVTGDKMAEAGIAKIEDLQAYVPNLTMSETGIGTNIYIRGIGSGINPGFEQSVGMYFDGVSYGRAQLTRAPFLDLERVEVLRGPQNILFGKNSIAGALSLISAKPGQEFEGSVSATYEPDFNERILDVILSGPLTDSIGARLAVRKRDIDGHLENLTLNRDEPQRDEQTIRLMLEWDVNPDLVAALKLEAGKFDVDGRQIEIINDQPSTSDTGAFNGRTYGQILDFTEVAVGPLVLAQVDADSSVLNNRQDFKRSSNGDFSYNDTQNLTLNVDYYRDGHQFTFITGILGYETDELCDCDFTGAPVFSVAAEEEYKQFSQEFRWVSPVGETFEFIGGAYLHHSELDFYDSIRVDSDILPGLLNAADIQEFGGRGERPPADLQGGPLDDVLLSNLAGTPLEALLTPLADAGLLNALDLGGIGDAGDAIRNLGTPRYFSSDSDLFSVFLQTTWNITDLFRATFGVRYSYEEKDGSRSLDFVNRATGERPDEGEIDTVVAKNFSAERHNLKGSRTESALSPSLNLQYDYSDDMMLYATISRGFKSGGYDARSNASPDTNQIRPIQNLDNGEPVVLVGSFEYEEEEATSLEVGAKTTLMDGAAELNIAAFYTEYDDLQVSIFDGTLGFNVGNAGAATTMGIELDGRIALTENLMMTGALALLDFEFTDYDNGQCYQGQPADTVVDGVEFCDYKGKTNQYVADYSGNVGLVYTTMVSDDLEFRGGADFVFTGDYNSSQNLDPSQEQDAYVKTNIRLSIADVVAGWEVALLGKNITDETVISYSNDTPLSSNIFGSIGHYGFIEPPRSFAIQGTYRWY; encoded by the coding sequence ATGGCCTTGAAAAAACTGTTCACCCCATTCCATTCATCCGCTTTGGCTGCCGCAGTATCGCTGGCATCGCTACCCGTATCGGCTGCACCGGTACTCGAGGAGGTCATCGTTACGGCCACTATTCGGGCCGAAAGTCTGCAGGATGTTCCTGTTTCGGTAAACGCTGTAACCGGCGACAAAATGGCCGAGGCGGGTATCGCCAAGATCGAAGATCTACAGGCCTATGTGCCCAATCTGACCATGTCGGAAACCGGTATCGGCACCAACATCTACATTCGCGGTATCGGCTCGGGTATCAACCCTGGTTTTGAGCAGTCTGTAGGGATGTATTTCGATGGCGTGAGCTATGGGCGTGCCCAGCTGACTCGTGCACCCTTCCTTGATCTGGAGCGAGTGGAGGTACTTCGCGGACCTCAGAACATCCTGTTTGGTAAAAATAGTATCGCCGGTGCACTGAGTCTGATTTCGGCCAAGCCTGGTCAAGAGTTTGAAGGCTCGGTGTCGGCCACCTATGAGCCCGATTTTAATGAGCGGATTCTCGACGTGATTCTGTCGGGTCCCCTCACCGACAGTATTGGCGCCCGACTGGCAGTGCGCAAGCGCGACATTGACGGTCACCTGGAAAACCTGACCTTGAATCGCGACGAGCCCCAGCGAGACGAGCAAACCATCCGCCTGATGCTAGAGTGGGATGTTAACCCCGACCTGGTTGCAGCACTGAAGTTGGAGGCCGGCAAGTTCGATGTTGATGGCCGCCAGATTGAGATCATCAACGATCAGCCCTCCACGTCGGATACTGGGGCCTTTAACGGCAGAACCTATGGCCAGATCCTCGATTTTACCGAAGTTGCGGTAGGGCCTTTGGTCCTGGCTCAAGTTGATGCCGATTCTTCGGTACTGAATAACCGCCAGGATTTTAAGCGTTCTTCAAACGGTGACTTCAGTTACAACGACACCCAGAACCTCACCCTGAACGTTGATTACTACCGCGACGGTCACCAGTTTACCTTTATCACCGGTATCCTCGGATATGAAACCGATGAACTTTGTGACTGTGACTTTACCGGTGCACCGGTCTTTAGTGTGGCGGCGGAAGAAGAGTACAAGCAGTTTAGCCAGGAATTCCGCTGGGTCTCGCCAGTAGGGGAGACTTTTGAATTTATTGGTGGCGCCTACCTGCATCACAGTGAGTTGGATTTCTACGACAGCATTCGGGTAGACAGCGATATTCTGCCGGGTCTGCTCAATGCCGCCGATATTCAGGAGTTTGGTGGCCGGGGCGAGCGCCCACCTGCCGACTTGCAAGGTGGTCCTCTTGATGATGTATTGCTCAGTAACCTAGCGGGCACTCCGCTGGAAGCCTTGCTGACGCCGCTGGCCGACGCTGGCCTGTTGAACGCCCTGGACCTCGGGGGCATTGGTGACGCGGGTGATGCCATTCGTAACCTGGGCACGCCTCGCTATTTCTCCAGTGACTCGGACCTGTTCTCTGTCTTCTTGCAAACCACTTGGAATATCACCGACCTGTTCCGCGCCACCTTCGGTGTGCGCTACTCCTATGAAGAGAAAGACGGTAGCCGCAGTCTCGATTTTGTGAATCGAGCTACGGGCGAACGTCCGGACGAGGGCGAGATTGATACTGTGGTCGCCAAGAACTTCTCGGCAGAGCGCCATAACTTGAAGGGCAGTCGCACCGAGAGCGCCTTGTCGCCATCGCTGAACCTGCAGTACGACTACAGCGACGACATGATGCTCTACGCCACTATAAGCCGCGGCTTTAAATCCGGTGGTTACGATGCTCGTTCTAACGCCTCACCTGATACTAACCAGATTCGCCCCATCCAGAACCTGGATAACGGCGAACCCGTGGTACTTGTGGGTAGCTTTGAGTACGAAGAAGAAGAGGCCACCAGTCTGGAAGTGGGCGCTAAAACCACTTTGATGGATGGTGCAGCTGAGCTGAATATCGCCGCCTTCTATACCGAGTACGACGATCTGCAGGTCAGTATCTTCGACGGTACCCTTGGCTTTAACGTGGGTAACGCCGGTGCGGCGACCACCATGGGTATCGAACTGGATGGCCGTATCGCGCTGACCGAGAACTTGATGATGACCGGTGCACTGGCGCTGCTGGACTTCGAATTCACTGACTACGACAACGGCCAGTGTTACCAGGGGCAGCCCGCTGATACGGTGGTAGACGGTGTAGAGTTTTGTGACTACAAAGGCAAAACCAACCAGTACGTAGCGGATTATTCTGGTAACGTCGGCCTGGTGTACACCACGATGGTTAGCGATGACTTGGAATTCCGCGGTGGTGCTGACTTTGTCTTCACTGGTGACTACAACTCCTCGCAAAACCTCGATCCGAGCCAGGAGCAAGACGCTTACGTGAAGACCAATATTCGCCTGTCTATTGCCGATGTGGTCGCTGGCTGGGAAGTGGCGTTGCTGGGTAAAAACATCACCGATGAAACCGTCATTTCCTACTCCAACGATACGCCGCTCTCCAGCAACATCTTCGGCAGTATCGGTCACTATGGCTTTATAGAACCACCACGCAGCTTTGCGATTCAGGGAACCTATCGCTGGTACTGA
- the leuB gene encoding 3-isopropylmalate dehydrogenase has product MTSTAKTIAILAGDGIGPEIMAQASRVLSLVNEKWQLNLALEEALVGGAAIDATGTALPSETMALCEKADAILLGAVGGPKWDNLPPAERPEKAGLLAIRSKLDLFGNLRPALLYPQLADASSLKPELVAGLDILIVRELTGGIYFGQPRGIRELEGGERQGYNTYVYSESEIRRIGKVAFELARKRGGRLCSVDKANVLEVTMLWREVIQDMAKDYPDVELSHMYVDNAAMQLVRAPKQFDVMVTGNMFGDILSDAAAMLTGSIGMLPSASLDVNGKGMYEPCHGSAPDIAGQNKANPLATILSVAMMLRYSLNQAEAAQAIEDAVSRVLDRGLRTADIAAEGEAVVSTTEMGDAVIQEFQ; this is encoded by the coding sequence GTGACAAGCACAGCAAAAACCATCGCGATCCTCGCCGGCGACGGCATCGGTCCAGAAATCATGGCCCAGGCCAGTCGGGTTCTGAGCCTGGTCAATGAAAAGTGGCAGCTCAACCTCGCATTGGAAGAGGCTCTGGTTGGTGGCGCCGCCATCGACGCCACAGGCACGGCGCTGCCGTCGGAAACCATGGCCCTGTGCGAAAAGGCGGATGCCATTTTGCTGGGTGCGGTGGGTGGCCCGAAATGGGATAACCTGCCCCCTGCAGAGCGGCCAGAGAAAGCCGGTTTGCTGGCGATTCGCTCCAAGCTGGATCTGTTTGGCAATCTGCGCCCGGCGCTGTTGTACCCCCAGTTGGCCGATGCGTCCTCGCTGAAGCCCGAACTGGTGGCTGGGCTGGATATCCTGATTGTGCGGGAGCTGACCGGCGGCATTTACTTTGGTCAGCCCCGGGGCATCCGCGAGCTAGAGGGCGGTGAGCGCCAGGGCTACAACACCTACGTTTACAGTGAGTCCGAAATTCGCCGTATCGGCAAGGTCGCCTTTGAATTGGCTCGCAAGCGCGGTGGGCGGCTGTGCAGTGTCGATAAGGCCAATGTATTGGAAGTCACCATGTTGTGGCGGGAAGTGATTCAGGACATGGCCAAGGATTACCCCGACGTAGAGCTGAGCCACATGTATGTGGATAACGCCGCCATGCAGCTGGTACGGGCTCCCAAGCAGTTTGATGTAATGGTGACCGGCAACATGTTTGGTGACATTCTCTCCGATGCGGCTGCGATGTTGACCGGTTCCATCGGCATGCTGCCTTCGGCATCACTGGACGTAAACGGCAAGGGCATGTACGAGCCCTGTCACGGCAGCGCACCGGATATCGCCGGCCAAAACAAGGCCAATCCATTGGCGACGATTCTGTCAGTGGCGATGATGTTGCGCTATTCCCTTAATCAGGCGGAGGCGGCCCAGGCGATTGAAGATGCGGTTAGTCGGGTGCTGGACCGCGGCCTGCGCACGGCGGATATTGCCGCAGAGGGCGAGGCAGTTGTGAGCACCACAGAAATGGGTGACGCTGTAATCCAAGAATTCCAATAA
- the leuD gene encoding 3-isopropylmalate dehydratase small subunit, producing MKAFTTLKGIAAPMDRANVDTDMIIPKQFLKSIKRSGFGPNLFDELRYLDEGRPGQDCSQRPLNPDFPLNQARYRGASILLARENFGCGSSREHAPWALEDYGFRCVIAPSFADIFFNNCFKNGILPIVLKAEIVDKLFKEMYDQEAYALEVDLPAQTIRTPSGDEIPFEVDSFRKHCLINGLDDIGLTLEDAEDIRAFEAKWQQKSPWLFRAS from the coding sequence ATGAAAGCCTTTACCACTCTCAAAGGCATAGCCGCGCCGATGGATCGCGCCAATGTCGACACCGACATGATCATCCCCAAGCAGTTTCTGAAGTCCATCAAGCGCAGTGGCTTTGGCCCCAACCTGTTTGATGAACTGCGCTATCTGGATGAAGGGCGCCCCGGCCAGGACTGCAGTCAGCGTCCATTAAACCCGGATTTCCCTCTCAACCAGGCGCGCTATCGGGGAGCCTCGATCTTGCTGGCCAGGGAAAATTTCGGCTGCGGTTCCAGCCGTGAGCACGCGCCCTGGGCGCTGGAAGATTATGGGTTTCGCTGTGTCATCGCCCCCAGTTTTGCCGATATATTTTTCAATAACTGCTTTAAAAATGGGATACTTCCTATTGTTTTAAAAGCAGAAATTGTCGATAAGCTCTTTAAGGAAATGTACGATCAAGAGGCTTATGCCCTCGAGGTCGATCTGCCGGCGCAAACTATTCGCACGCCATCCGGGGACGAGATTCCCTTCGAGGTGGACAGCTTCCGCAAACATTGCCTGATTAACGGTCTGGACGACATTGGCCTGACTCTGGAGGACGCCGAGGACATTCGCGCCTTCGAAGCCAAATGGCAGCAAAAATCGCCCTGGTTGTTTAGAGCCAGTTAG